Within Sorangiineae bacterium MSr11367, the genomic segment AGCAGGTGAGCAAACTACGGCGTTATTGAGCAAGAAGTTGCGCAAACAGCGCAGCTTTTTCGCGGTATCATGAACGCGCTGAAATCAGCGGCAAACCGTTCGTATTGCCCTTCTCTCTGCGATCGAAGTTGGAAATACGAATACGTGTTCATGATGCGAGAGGCTAACGGCCGATCACGGTGCATCGCGCTGAAAGAGCCCCTTTTTCAGGCGCAAATCGCAAGAATTATGAATGACCTCCATGTGACGACCGCACGGAGTCCACGGATAATGAACTTGCGTAATTGAACGTAGGCCATTTCCCATAGGGGATTAGGCCATGATCCGCTCGAAAGACCTGGCACGGAATCGTCGGGCGCGCTTCCTGGACGGTTCGGCTTCGCACCTGGCGGGCGGCATCCAAGCGGCCGTTATCGAGGGGAAAATCCCGTTCGCGATATCTTACTTACTGGGCGGTGGCTCGATCAGCGCGCGCAGTGCGCGTTCGAGCACCCGCTCCAATGCCCCGGGTTTCGCGTCCGTGAGTGCTGGAAGGCCCATCGCCTGCCGCATCATTTGGAAGCCCGCGACGAGGGATAGAATGACGGCCGCTCGCTCCGAGCGATCTGGCCCATGCAACGCGCGCGCGAGCGTCGTTTGATAGTGGGCCTGAATCTGCTCGCGTCCGATTTCGGCGGCGCGTTCACTGGCCGCGGAACGCAACATGATGAGAAAGCCTTCGAGCGGTGTGGCGTCCGGTTGCGTGAGTCGAACGAGCGCGGCGGCCATGGTCTCACTCGGGCAGCCCGACTCGATGAAGTCCGACGTGAGAATGACGGGCTTGGTCATGGTCTCGATGGCGACTTCGGCAAATAGCCGCTCCTTCGAGCCGAAATAGCGGTTGATGAGCATGGCGGTCACACCCGCACCCGCGGCGATCTCGCGGACGCCGACTCCGTCATAGCCGGAACGCGCGAAGGCTCGCCGCGCCGAGTCGAGGATCGCCTTTCGCGTGGCCACGGCGTCGCGCGGACGCGGAGTGTCCGACGTCTTTTTCTTCGCCGAGCGGGATGGGGTCGTTTCAGCGGGCCGCTTCTTCATGGTCGAGTAGGTTGCGTGCGCAATCGACGACCGTGGCCGCCGCGGGGCGAGGAGAGAAGCCGAGGATACGCTGTGCCTTCGCAGAGTTGAAGAGCTGGCGGCGCCCGAGAAGGGGTGTGAGCGCGCGCAGCGATGGCGAAAACCACGCGAGCACTCGGAGGGCGACATCGGGAAGCTTGCGCGTGGGCACCTTGGTCCCCTGCGGACCGAGCTCGGCGCGCAGGGTCGCGCCAATGTCGTCCATCCACATGAAGTCGCCGACCGCGACGAAACGCTGACCAGCGGCCTCCGGTGCGAGCATGGCGCGAATGTGGAGATCGGCGAGGTCGCGCACATCGACGACGCAAAATCCGAGGTGCGGCACGCCGGGGAGCTTGCCTCCGAGGAGGCGGTCGATGAATTGAACCGACCCGAGGTTGGCCATCGACAGCACGGGGCCGAAAATGGCGCCGGGCAGGATCGTGGTGAGCGTCGTCGTGCCCGCCGGCTGCGCGGCCATGAAATCCCACGCGACGCGTTCCGCCGCAATTTTGGACCGCCGGTAGGCGTTCAACGTCGGGTGCGCATCGCCGGTCCACATCGCTTCGTCGCCCGCCGTCTCGAGATTCGGCGGGGTGCAGGCCGCCGTCGACGATGTCATGACCACCCGTGTCACGTTTGCCTTCACGGCGGCACGAAGCACGCGAAGCGTCCCCTCCCGCGCGGGCACCATGAGGGCGTCGGGATCTTTTGCCCCATCATTGCCCAACGGCGATGCGACGTGGAGCACGTAGGTGCATCCCGCCACCGCCTCGTCCCAACCTGCATTCGCGCCGAGATCGGCATGGACGAAATCGAGACGGTCGCCGGGATCGACGACCCGGACGATGGCGGAACGCACCGCCTGCTCTTTCGACGCGGAGCGCACCGTGGTGCGCACGCGGTAACCGCGCCGTAGGAGCTGGACGATGCAGTGTCCCGCCACGTATCCGCTGCCGCCCGTCACAAGCACCGTTTCGTTCATCATGCGGCCTTCCAATCGCGAATGTCGGAGTTGACCAGCAGGTGTCGCTCGGCCCCGTGCTTGGCCACGTCCAGCAAGCAAAACGCGAGTTTGTCGCAATCGACGCTGAGGTCTTTGCCAAACATGGACATGACGGTGCCAATGGGCGCGAACAATCGGGCCAAATCTCTCCGAGGGCCGCTTCGTTTGGTGGGCCGTATGTACGCCGGTCGGAAGACGAACACGTTGTCACCCCATGCTTCGAGCTGCCGTTCCGTGCGTCCTTTGATGCGGGCATAGAGAGCGCTCTTCTTTTCCTCGGGATCCGCATTGCGGCCGCTGACGAAGCAGAATCGAGCGCGCGGATTGGCCGCGAACAGCGCCCTGGCCGCGGCCATCGTAAAATCGAGCGTAATGCGAATGTATTGCTCTTCGGTGGTTTGAAGCTGCGAGACCCCGAGCGACCAGATGCACGCATCGCAATCGCGCAAGTCGAGTGTCGAGTAATCCAGGAAGTTCGTGACGAGCGCCTCGTGCAGCTTGGGGTGGGCGATACCGACGGGGCGCCGCGTGAGCGTGGTCACTTGGTGAATGCCATCATCGTCGAGGGCTTGCCGGAGGACTTCATGGCCGAGAAAGCCGGTGGCACCCGTGAGGAGTATCTTCATGTTTACGAGTGTAGACATCCGGCTGGCGAAAGTCTACGACCGTAGATATGATGGTGCTTCCCCATCGCAGGAGGCACACCGATGGCTCTCAAATACGCCGCAATTTTTGCTATTTCATTGTTGGGACCGGCACTGGCGAGCCCTGCGCGGGCCGAGCCGCCTGCGCAGCAGGTCGAGCTGCAATCGCTCTTTGGCGGGACCTTTCGCTACCGCAACAGCCCGGTCGAAAAAGAGAAGCGCCGCGAGGCCATCGAGAGATCCATCGGGGGGCTCTTCTTCGTCATTCGCCCGATGGCGCGCAGCCGTCTCGAGTCGGCGACGCAAGTGCCTGCGCAATACACGTTTTCGTTCGAATCGGGCAGCGTTCGCGTGAAGGTGCCGGGCCGTCCGGATGTCTTCTCCCGCGAGGATGGCACGCCGGCCGAGTACGTCTACAACGATACGCGCACGCCTTACACGCAGCGCTTCGTGAACGGCCGGCTCGTGCAAGTGTTCACCTTTGCCAAGAACGAGGGCAGCCGCATCAATGAGTTCAGCGTGTCGCCCGACGGCCAGACCTTGACCCTCAAGGTGACCCTTTCGAGCAGCAGCCTCACGGCGCCGTTGGTCTACCAACTGACGTACCAGCGCGCGGGCAAATAGATATGAGACGTCGATGGAGACGGCCTGTCTATTTCCTTGTCGCGCTGCTCGTGGCGTGCGCCGCATTGACCCATTGTGCGGCCTTCGGGGCGGCGCCCATGGGGGATCGGCTCGAGCGCGCCAGGCGCTCTCCGCAATGGCGCGACGGGCGATTCCAGAATCCGCAGGGATCATGGGCCGACGTTGCCGCCAGCTATTTGCGACTCTTTGCGCGCTCGGAACCGGACACGCGTCCGAGCGCTCCGATCGACACGGTTTCGCCGGTGTTTGCGATGCCGCCCGCATCGGGCCTCGCCGTGACCTGGTTCGGGCACTCATCGGCGTTCGTGGAGATCGACGGCGTGAACGTGCTCATCGATCCACTATGGAGTGCACGCGCATCGCCCATCGGATGGCTCGGTCCCTCGCGGTGGTTCCCACCGCCGGCCAAGCTGGACGCTCTTCCGGCGGACGCCGTGGTCATTTCGCACGACCACTACGATCACCTCGATTACGGCTCGATCGCGGTGCTGAAAGGCACGCGCGCCCGCTTCATCGTTCCTTTGGGCGTCGGCGCCCACCTCGAACATTGGGGGATCCCGCGCGAGCGCATCCTCGAGCTCGATTGGTGGGAATCGGCGCGCATCGGCACCATCGACGTCGTGGCGACGCCTGCCCGTCATGCCTCGGGCCGTGGGCCCTCCAAGAGCAATCGCACGCTCTGGGCCAGCTTTGCCTTCATCGGCTCGAAGCACCGGGTCTGGTATTCGGGCGATACCGGTTTTCACGACGACCTCGCGCGCATCGGTGAGCGCTTCGGGCCGTTCGATCTGACGCTCATCGAATCGGGACAATACGACGCCAATTGGCCCGACGCGCACCTCGGTCCCGAGCTGGCCGTGGAAGCCCACCGTCGGGTGCGCGGCGGGGCGCTTCTTCCCGTGCATTGGGGTGCGTTGCAACTCGCCCCGCACCCATGGACGGAGCCCATCGAACGCGTCCTCGTCGCCGCCGCGTGCCACGACATCGAGGTGCTGACCCCGCGCCCCGGCGAACGCCTCGAGCCCACGACCCATCCATCGATGAAGCGCTGGTGGCCCAACGCGGCATGGCGCCCCGCCAGCAAGGCCCCCGTGATCGGCACGAAGAACGGCAACGGCGACGAACGCATCGCTTTGCCGCCCTGCCGCGGGTAATGCCTATTCCTCGGTGGGGTTGCTCACCGTCCAGCACTCCCGGATCCGGCCGTTCTCGATGCGAAGTATGTCGATTCCGGCGATGCGGAAGGTCCGGCCTTCGACGTCCTCGGGGCGGCCGCTGCGGCCGGCGAAGATGCCGCGGGCGAACCATCGCGCGATGAGCGTGTCGCCGTCGACGAGGACGGCGAGGTTCGTCTCGTAGCGGATCTCCGCATATTGCGCGCGCACCGTCCGGACCAAACCGATCACCGCCTCCGGATCGCGGATGGTGGCGGGATCCGCGAGCTTCTTCTGGAGATGCACGTAGAACCCGTCGGCGATGATCGCGCGGGCGAGTTCGGTGTCACCGTTCCACATGGCCGTCCAACGTGCCCAGAGGTCTTCGGCCATCGTGCGTGAGAGCGTGTTCGTCGATTGTCGTTCCATGCCCGTGACGTTAGGTGCCTCCGCGAGCATAGAAGATCGACGTTTCGTATCCTAGGATACAACGTCCCATGCAACGCTCCACCTCGCGCAAGACCCTCGGCGAATTCCTCCGCAGCCGCCGCGAACGCCTCCGCCCCGAGGACTTCGGCATCGCCGTCGAAGGCCACCGCCGCACCCCCGGCCTGCGGCGCGAGGAGGTGGCAGGTCGCGCGGGGGTGAGCAGCGATTGGTACCTCCGACTCGAGCAAGGACGCGATGTAACGCCGTCGGTGAGCGTGCTCGAAGCCCTCTCGGGCGCCCTGCGCCTCACGGAGGTCGAACGGGCACATCTCTTCTTGCTCGCCCGCAAAGAAGAGCCGCCGCTGCGTCCCGCCCCCATCGAGGTCGTCCAGGCCGGCTTGGCCCGTGCGCTCGCCCGCATGGGTGGTACCCCGGTTTTCATCCTAGGACGAAGGCTGGACATCCTCGCCTGGAACCAGGAGGCTGCGCGCGTCATCGGAGACCCCGGGCGCATCCCCGCCGCGCGGCGCAACCTCGTTCGCATGTCCCTTCTCGTCCCCAAGGTGCGTGCCATCTACGCCGATTGGCGCGCCGTTGCGGCGGAGAACATCGCCGCCCTGCGCGCCGCCCATGCCCGCCACCCGCAGGACCGCAGCTTCACGGAGCTCATCGATCTCTTGCATCGCCGAAGCGCCACCTTCCGCGCCCAATGGCGGCGCCACGAGGTCGACGAGCGAAACCGCGGCCGCTGGTCCCTCCGCCGCGCCCATGGCACCGTCGTCCACATGGATTACGATTCGCTTCTAACCCCCGACGATCGCGATCAGCGCCTGGTGTTCTTCACCCGCCCTGCGTGAACGCCTCTACGCCTCCGCGGCAAAGGTGAGCTGGAACGACGCACCACCTGCGCCGTTCACCTCGAGCTCGGCGTCCAGTTGCTCCGACAGGGTGCAAATGAGTTGGAGGCCCAGAGAATCCGATTTTCGAATATCCAGATCGAGCGGTAGGCCGATGCCATTGTCCTTCACGGCCAGCCGGAGCCGCCCCATGTCGAGCTTGGCCAGTTCGACGCGGATTGTTCCCTGGCGCCCATCGCGGAAGCCGTGCTTTAGCGCATTGGTGATCAACTCGTTCAGCACCAGGCCGCAGGGAATGGCCCGATCCACGGCCAGCGCGAGGTCCTCGATGGCCAATTCGAGCGTCACACTCGCGAACGCCCCGCCCGTTGCGCGGAACACGTTGGTCGCCAAGCTTCGCGCATACTCCGAAAACGGAACGCGGGAATAGTCTTTGGATTGGTAGAGCTTCTCGTGAATGAGCGCGATCGCTTGCACGCGCGTCTGGCACTCTTCCAGCGCGTCGCGGTTGGCCCCTACATCGAGCTTGCGGACTTGCATATTAATGATGCTGGAGATGACCTGCAGATTGTTCTTCACCCGGTGGTGGATCTCTTGAATCAACACCTCGCGCTCGCGCAGCGCCTTGGACAAATCGGCGGTGCGTCCGCTGACCCGTTCTTCCAGCTCGGTATTCAGACTCTGGAGCTCGTTCAAGAGCCGGTCGCGTTCGTGCTCGGCGAGTTTGCGCTCGGTGATGTCGGTATTCATCCCGATCCACCCGCGCACCTGGCCTTCCACGTCCAGCAGTGGGACGGCCCTTGCGGCGGTCCAGCGCCATTCCCCGCTCACGTGCCGAATGCGGTATTCGGTGTCGATGGCCGACTTCGTCGCGATGGCCTTTCTCCATAGCGCGGCCACCGCGGCGCGGTCCTCGGGATGGAACGCGTCGGCCCGTTCTCGCCCGCGCCATTGTTGGTAGGTTTGGCCCGTAAAAGCCCGCCAAGAAGGGGAGTCTTCGATGAATTCCCCGTTGGCTGCGGCGGTCCACACGATTTGCGCAGACACCTCGACGAGCGCGCGAAAGCGCTCGGCGCTTTCGCGAAGCGTTGCCTCGGCCATCTTGCGTGCGGTGATGTCGACGATCGACCCGAGAACGAAGTCGCCATCCGCCGTGCGCATGGGGTTCAACCCGATCTCGACCGGCATTTCGGAACCATCCTTGCGTATGCCGTAGAGTTCGCGGCCCGCACCCATCGGCCGGGTTCGAGGCTCCTGAAAGAAGGTATCCCGGTAGCTGGGATGCCGCCCGCGCGATTTGGCCGGTACCAAGATCTCCACCGGTTGCCCGATCAGCTCTTCGCGCGTGTAGCCGAACAATCGCTCGACTTGCGCATTGACCAACACGATCGTTCCGTTGCGATCGGCCATGAGCATCCCGGTCGACGCGGCCTCGATCGTCGAGCGAAATTTTTCCTCCGCTTGGATCGCTCGGGCGGCTTCCGAGCTGCGCGCTTCGAGTGCACGCTGCACGTACGAAGCTTGGCCCGTGGCCATCAGCATCACCACGCCGAGAATTCCCACGAAGAGAAGTCCGGCGGCCAACACCGTCCACGCTTGCCAGCCTCGATGCGCCGTCATGTACGCGCTCGTCGCCGTGACCTCCAGCTTCCAGCGTCGCCCGCCGAAGGAGAATGTCTCGTTCCACGTACGCGGGCTCGAGTCCGAGTCCGTGTTCGCGTTCGTGTACACCAGGGCATTCTCTTTCGCGGCATCCTCGTCGAGGAGGCGATAGTCGAGCCCGTCGTGGTCGATGCTCCTCAGCGCCGTTTCGACGACGTCGCCCACGCGGAAAACGCCCGCGACGTACCCTCGCAGGGATTGTGAATGGAGCACCGGCGCAATCAAGAGAATCCCCTGCTGCCCCGCGGTCTCCTGGACCAGCGTGATCCGCGAGGTCACGCTCGGACGGCCGGAACGACGGGCCCTGCTCAGCGCCTCGAAGCGAATCGGATCCGAGGCGATGTCGAATCCCACCGCGTACCGATTCCTGTCTTCGGGCTCCATGTAATACACCGGCAGGTACTCCGGTCGCGTCGCCGCCCGCCTCAGTACGCCTTTCGAGGCTTGCTCGGTAATCTCGAAACCTGCGGCCGTCTCGAATTGCGTCCTTCGGTCGTCGTCGATGCGTGGATTCCAAGCCAGGCCCTGGATGCCCGGGTACGTGTTCAAGGCATGCCGACAGAATTCGTGAAACTGCGCCCGGCTGACGTCGGAAGATGCTTCGAAAAGACTCGCCAGAAAGCCCACGACCTCCTCGTACTCGGAAAGCCGCGCCTCGAGGGTATGGGCAAGCGGTGTCGCGCGCCGCTCGAATTCGGTGTGCAGGCGGGTTTCCTCCCATGCCCTGGCCTTCAAGAACAAGCCGCTCACCGCGGCAAAGCCGACGAGCAACGGAATGCCCACGATGGTACGGCGGCGCCGCCACACGGAATCGAGGCCCGGGACGAAGAGCAAGGAAAGCGGGGCGAAGATCAAAACGCCAATGGCGTCACCCACCCACCACGTCCACCAGCTGAATGCGAATTGGGGCCAGGGGATGACCCCCAATCCGCACAGGGTGCTCATGCCCACCGTGGCGCTCACCAGGCACGATACCGGCCCGCCGAGAAAGGTGAACTTCGTGATCTCGCGATCCACCTCCAGTGCCGTGGGAAATCCCACGAACCTGCGGATGAGCAGGGCGCCCAGTGCCGCCTGGCAGGCCGCGCCGCAACCGATGCCCGTGGCGATGGCCATCGAGCGGGCCAACGAGGCGCTGGTGCTCATATCGAAACTGGTCCCCGCATTGACCAGGAATGACCCCAGCGCGATACCCGGCACCACCCGCAGGCCCCAGCAGAGGACGCAGACGAGCGCGATGCCTGCCGCCGGCCACACCGCCGTCGCGTAGCCGGGAGGTATCGCCATGAACAGCGCGAACTTCCCCGCGACCCAGTAAATGGCCGCGACGAGCAGCGCCCGCGATGCCCAACGCATGCCCGTGCGCGCGCGCCCTTCGAGTGTGCCGCTGGTCATTCCTCTTGGCTCCCCTTCGTTAGATTAATCCATACGGACAGGGCGGGTGCTTTTCACGCATGGCGTCTCCGAGATGCCATGCCACGGATGTGGCGCACGTGGGCATACCAAAATTCGTTGGCTCCGTTTCTCTTCGCTGGAGGCAACATGGCACACTGAGAGATGCCCAAATACTCGGTGCTCATCGTCGAAGACGAGCGAATCGTTGCCATGGATCTTCAGCAAATTCTGAATTCGCTCGGATACGACGCTTATGCGGTGGCATCGTCGGCCAATGAGGCGTTCGCGCGCGCCAGTGAAAAATGCCCGGACGTCGTTCTGATGGACATTCGCATCAAGGGGCAACTCGACGGAATTCGCACCGCGGCCATTCTTCGCGAGAAGTTCGACGTTCCCATCGTCTACCTCACTGCGCACGCCGACGATTCCACCATTGCACGGGCCAAGAAGACGACGCCGCATGGGTATCTGCTCAAGCCGGTGAAGTCGACCGAGCTCAAAAGCGCCATCGAAGTGTCCATTTACCGGCATGAAATGGAGAAGGATCTGCGGGCCCGTGAAGCGTTGTTCCGGGACACGCTGGAGTCGCTCCAGGATGGAATCGTGACCGTGGATTCGCAATCTCGCATCGTGCAAATGAACACGGCCGCCGAAGGCTTGACGGGGTGGCGGCAAGCGGAGGCAAAAGGGAAATCCATCGAGCTCTTACTCTGCCCGAAAGCGGGCGTGGGACGCATCGCGGCGACCCTGGGAACCGAGCTGCCGGACCTCGTCGGAGCCGTTTTGGACGATGGGCTCACCCGCCATGGCGAGGGCACCGAAGGGCCGACGGGGCGAAGTTTCGGCTATTCGGTCACGGCCATCGTGGATCACGTCGGGCGCATCGTCGGCGCGGTGATCCATGTGCACGACATCACGGAGCAGCGCCGCTCGGACGTGGAAATTCGCGTGCTCCACGAGCACTTGACCGAGTTGGCGACGACGGACGAACTCACCGGCGTGGCCAATTATCGAGCCTTCAAAGAGCGTCTCAAGCAGATCGTGGCCGAGGGAGAGCGCGGTCGCGCCTTTGCCTTGGCCCTTTGCGACGTGGACGACTTCAAGCGAATCAACGATGGATTGGGGCACCAGGCGGGCGATCAGGCGCTGGTGAAAGTTGCCCGCGCCCTGAAGGACAACGTGCGTGAAACCGATTTCGTGGCCCGCTACGGTGGCGACGAATTCTGCGTCCTGTTCACGGACGTCGGTGAGGATGCGGCCGTCGCGCTGACGGAAAGGCTTCGCCAGTGCATTGCCGCCATTCGCGAGCCGTGTCTGGTGACCGCAAGCTTCGGCGTTTGCGGTTACTCGACATCGTTCCACGGTGACGCGGCGGCGTTCGTCGATGCCGTGGATGCCGCCCTGTATCGATCGAAGCACGAGGGGCGGAATCGGGTGGAGCTGAGCAGCAGCGTGCAGGCGGACACCCAGACGGCTTAGGTTGAACACCGAAAACGACGTTCGCCGCCGTACGCGATAGCCTAGTCGAGGGGATCGACCATGCTGGAATTCCTACGGCGCCTTTTCTCGTCCGACGGGTTCATGCCCCACGGCCATTGTTACCTGTGGAGCCCGGAGATCGTCTGGCTGCACGTCATCTCCGACGCGCTCGTGGCCCTGTCGTACACGACGATCCCGTTCACGTTGTATTACTTCGTTCGAAAACGCAGAGACCTGCCTTTCAACTGGATGTTCCTCTGCTTCGCCGTGTTCATCATCGCCTGCGGCGCGACGCACTACATGGAGATCTGGACGCTCTGGACTCCGGTGTACCGCCTGTCCGGTGTCGTCAAAGCCATTACCGCGGCCGCGTCGGTGCCAACGGCGATTCTTCTGGTGAGGCTCGTGCCCAAAGCCCTCACCATTCCGACCCCCGAACAGCTGTCGAAGGCCCACGAGGAGTTGAAGAAGGCCCACGAGGTGCTGGAGAGCCGCGTTCGGGAGCGAACCGCCGAGCTTTCGCGGACCAACGAGGACCTGGAGAAGCAAATCATCGAGAGACAGCGCATCGAAGAGGCGTTGCGTCGGAGCGAAGGCCGGTTTCGCAGGCTCGAGGAGGCGGGCATCATCGGGGTGATGACCGCCGACCTCCGAGGAGGCATCCTCGAGGCCAATAGCGCCTTGTTGAACATGATTGGGTATACGCGCGAAGAGGTTCTCGCGGGCACGGTCCGATGGTCGGACATGACCCCGCCGGAGTGGCGTCATCTCGACGAGCGGGCGATCGAGCAACTCCGGGCGACGGGCATTGCGAAGCCGTGGGAGAAAGAATACTTCCACAAAGATGGATCGCGGGTTCCGATCCTTCTCGGCGTGGCGATGCTCGAGGGAAGCCGCGATGAGTGCATCGTCTTCACGGTGGACCACACGGAATACAAGCGCTCCGAGCGAGAAAAGGTGGAGCTGCTCGAGCAGCTGCGGGTGCTCAACGGCCAACTCGAAGAGCGTGTGCGTGCCCGCACGGCCGAATTGTCGGCGATGCTCAAAGAGCGAGAGATCCTCCTGCAGGAGGTTCACCACCGGGTGAAGAACAATTTGCAGGTGATCTCGAGCCTCATCAACATTCAAATGAGAAAGCTCGACGAGTGCGGCAGCCGCATTGCCCTGGAAGAGTGCCAGACGCGCGTGCAGGCCATCGCGCTGATTCACGAAAAGCTCTATCAATTCCAAGATTACGCGCGCGTTCCCTTCTCCGAATATGCGAAGAGCCTCGCCGGCAACGTGCTGCACGCTACGGGCCTCTCACCGTCGAACATCGCGCTGCAGCTTGCCGTGGAGGACCTGACCATCGCCGTGGATAGGGCGATTCCGTGCGGGCTCGTGTTGAACGAGCTGATGACCAATGCCCTCAAGCATGCCTTTCCGGACGGACGGAGTGGGACGATTCGCGTGGGGCTGGCCCGCCTGGACGGCGGGCTGCTGCGGCTCTCGGTTCGGGACGACGGTGTCGGGCTGCCCGCCGGGGTCGACGTGCGGAGGGCCGGTTCGCTGGGGTTGCAGCTCGTCTCCACACTCGCCGAACAGCTCGAGGGAACGGTCACCGTCCACAACGATCTCGGGACGACGTTCGAGCTTACGTTTCCCTCGGACTAGCGCAAAAGTCGATTGCTTCTGGCGGACTCGCGGCTCGTTTGCAGGCGAACAGCGGCAGCGGGACAATCCCGGCGAGACCGGCGGCTTAGTCCGTTGCTCGCGCAAGGATCGGCAGGCGTTATGGCGATCGTCACTCCGCTGAACCACAACATCGCGCCAGTCCCGCCGGTTCGTTCGCGCTGCCGCGGTTCCAGTACGAGCGAATTTCAAGTTTGATACATTGCAATCGACTGTTGACTCGCCGCGGTGCCAAAACCGGTGGACACGAGGTAATCGCACCACCGGGTGACGCTCGTCAGGAGCGGCGGATGCTCGAGCCCGGTGGCGGTGGCGTGCGCCTCGGCGGCGGCCGTATCGTAGCGGTCCTCCGAGAGGAACGAGAGGGTCTCGGGCTCCACACCGGTGAGCGCCTTTGGGAGCGCCCGAACCAAGCCCGCGCACAAGAGCAGCCGCGGAGCGCTCACCCCGAGGTGGGTCGCCACGGCGCGGATCAAGTCCGGGAGCGGCGGGGTCGCCGTGTCGAGGACGCAGAGCTCCTGTCCGAGTGTCTCGGCGCGCTCCGGAACCGAGGCGAGAAAGCTGGCGAGGTAGTCGACGGTCACCAGCGGCACGAACGTCCGCGGGGTGCCGACCAGCGCCGGCAGCTTGCGCCGCCAGAGTCGCTCCACCATGTCGCCGAGGCCGAGCACCTGCGTGGTCTGGCCGGTGCGCGAGTCGCCGATGACGCTGCTCGGGTGGACGGAGGTCCACAGAAGGGCGCGCCCCTTGGCGAAGTGCTGCAATGCCAAATACGACTCGTGCTTCGAGGCCTCGTACGCACCGTGCCGGCGATAAAGCCGCGACTGCTCGGCCTCCCGCAACGGATACGCGTCGCGCGAAAGACCCGGCACGGGGCGCGTCATGCGGTAGCCGCCGACGAACACGAAGCGCCGAAGCGTGGGGCGGGCCAGCGCCCATTCGGCCGCGTGAAGCGAGCCCTCGACATTGGCGCGACGTGCCTCGCCGGCCTCCATGCCGAAGGCATAGCGCCCCGCCACGTGGAACACGTCCCGCACGCCCGCGAAGGCCCCTTCGAGCCCGAGCGACGGAGCCTGAACATCGCCTTCGACGAGCATCAGACGCTGCGGATCGCCGCCGATCGCGGCGACGAAATCCGCGAGCTCCTCGGACCGCGCGGCCGCACGGCGCACCACCGCCGCCACCCGCCGCCCGCGCGCGGTGAGCGCCGCCAGAAGCCAGCGCCCGACGAAGCCCGTGCCACCCGTGACCAACACCTCGATGTCGGCGTTTCTCATGCAACCAGCATGGGGTCACCCATGCATGAGCAAAAGAGAATATATCTCATGGTCAAGCATGAGCAATTTCGATATCCGGGCAATTAACCTGAACCTCCTGCCCGCGCTGGACGCGCTCTTGGTCGAAGGTAGCGTCGGCGCGGCTGCACGGCGCATGCACGTCAGCCAATCGGCGATGAGCCACTCGCTCGCGAAG encodes:
- a CDS encoding TetR/AcrR family transcriptional regulator — translated: MKKRPAETTPSRSAKKKTSDTPRPRDAVATRKAILDSARRAFARSGYDGVGVREIAAGAGVTAMLINRYFGSKERLFAEVAIETMTKPVILTSDFIESGCPSETMAAALVRLTQPDATPLEGFLIMLRSAASERAAEIGREQIQAHYQTTLARALHGPDRSERAAVILSLVAGFQMMRQAMGLPALTDAKPGALERVLERALRALIEPPPSK
- a CDS encoding aldehyde reductase, with translation MMNETVLVTGGSGYVAGHCIVQLLRRGYRVRTTVRSASKEQAVRSAIVRVVDPGDRLDFVHADLGANAGWDEAVAGCTYVLHVASPLGNDGAKDPDALMVPAREGTLRVLRAAVKANVTRVVMTSSTAACTPPNLETAGDEAMWTGDAHPTLNAYRRSKIAAERVAWDFMAAQPAGTTTLTTILPGAIFGPVLSMANLGSVQFIDRLLGGKLPGVPHLGFCVVDVRDLADLHIRAMLAPEAAGQRFVAVGDFMWMDDIGATLRAELGPQGTKVPTRKLPDVALRVLAWFSPSLRALTPLLGRRQLFNSAKAQRILGFSPRPAAATVVDCARNLLDHEEAAR
- a CDS encoding NAD-dependent epimerase/dehydratase family protein, whose amino-acid sequence is MKILLTGATGFLGHEVLRQALDDDGIHQVTTLTRRPVGIAHPKLHEALVTNFLDYSTLDLRDCDACIWSLGVSQLQTTEEQYIRITLDFTMAAARALFAANPRARFCFVSGRNADPEEKKSALYARIKGRTERQLEAWGDNVFVFRPAYIRPTKRSGPRRDLARLFAPIGTVMSMFGKDLSVDCDKLAFCLLDVAKHGAERHLLVNSDIRDWKAA
- a CDS encoding MBL fold metallo-hydrolase; the encoded protein is MRRRWRRPVYFLVALLVACAALTHCAAFGAAPMGDRLERARRSPQWRDGRFQNPQGSWADVAASYLRLFARSEPDTRPSAPIDTVSPVFAMPPASGLAVTWFGHSSAFVEIDGVNVLIDPLWSARASPIGWLGPSRWFPPPAKLDALPADAVVISHDHYDHLDYGSIAVLKGTRARFIVPLGVGAHLEHWGIPRERILELDWWESARIGTIDVVATPARHASGRGPSKSNRTLWASFAFIGSKHRVWYSGDTGFHDDLARIGERFGPFDLTLIESGQYDANWPDAHLGPELAVEAHRRVRGGALLPVHWGALQLAPHPWTEPIERVLVAAACHDIEVLTPRPGERLEPTTHPSMKRWWPNAAWRPASKAPVIGTKNGNGDERIALPPCRG
- a CDS encoding ester cyclase translates to MERQSTNTLSRTMAEDLWARWTAMWNGDTELARAIIADGFYVHLQKKLADPATIRDPEAVIGLVRTVRAQYAEIRYETNLAVLVDGDTLIARWFARGIFAGRSGRPEDVEGRTFRIAGIDILRIENGRIRECWTVSNPTEE
- a CDS encoding helix-turn-helix transcriptional regulator, coding for MQRSTSRKTLGEFLRSRRERLRPEDFGIAVEGHRRTPGLRREEVAGRAGVSSDWYLRLEQGRDVTPSVSVLEALSGALRLTEVERAHLFLLARKEEPPLRPAPIEVVQAGLARALARMGGTPVFILGRRLDILAWNQEAARVIGDPGRIPAARRNLVRMSLLVPKVRAIYADWRAVAAENIAALRAAHARHPQDRSFTELIDLLHRRSATFRAQWRRHEVDERNRGRWSLRRAHGTVVHMDYDSLLTPDDRDQRLVFFTRPA